The following are encoded together in the uncultured Sphaerochaeta sp. genome:
- a CDS encoding nucleotide exchange factor GrpE: protein MEKKQNESKSKSAQPTVDSEVKEEFHTQESENQPAQEQEVQELSEVEQKELEIVRLKEQLATAQEEAASLKEQMLRDRADLENYRKRLLRDKEETVKFANENLIKDLLQPLDDLGRALQAAEATKDYEKVHDGVVMVNSQLYSTLEKNWGLQRIESVGKEFDPLEHEAYQMVVDNSLEHEVVLEEYVVGYKLHGRVLRPAKVKVGKPNV, encoded by the coding sequence ATGGAAAAGAAACAGAATGAAAGCAAGTCCAAGAGTGCACAGCCTACTGTTGATTCAGAAGTGAAAGAGGAATTTCACACTCAAGAAAGTGAAAATCAGCCTGCACAAGAGCAAGAAGTGCAGGAATTGTCTGAAGTGGAACAGAAGGAGTTGGAAATCGTGCGATTGAAGGAACAGCTTGCTACTGCACAGGAAGAAGCCGCCTCTTTGAAGGAGCAAATGCTTCGTGACCGTGCTGATCTTGAGAATTATAGGAAACGTCTTCTCCGCGATAAGGAAGAGACTGTGAAGTTTGCAAATGAAAACCTGATCAAGGATCTTCTGCAACCTCTTGACGACCTTGGACGAGCGCTCCAGGCAGCAGAGGCTACAAAGGACTATGAAAAAGTGCATGATGGTGTGGTCATGGTTAATAGTCAGCTCTACTCCACCTTGGAAAAAAACTGGGGCTTGCAGAGAATTGAATCTGTAGGGAAAGAGTTCGACCCGCTTGAGCATGAAGCCTATCAAATGGTTGTTGATAATTCCTTGGAACACGAAGTGGTGCTGGAAGAGTACGTCGTCGGGTATAAATTACATGGCCGGGTGCTCAGACCTGCAAAGGTAAAAGTTGGCAAGCCAAACGTTTGA
- the rplQ gene encoding 50S ribosomal protein L17 yields the protein MKHKIGFNALNRSSAHRKALKRNMVTSLFRYERIETTKAKALEVRKMAEKMITRAKVDNVANRRQIARDIYDEAIVAKLFTEIAPLFVERKGGYTRVLKTGNRLGDAAEMVILELVEKTSKPEKKAEKKTEKKAEKKTEKKSEQKTEKKASKPATKAEKKDKEEK from the coding sequence ATGAAGCATAAGATTGGATTCAATGCGCTTAATAGAAGCTCTGCACACCGCAAAGCTTTGAAGCGCAACATGGTGACCAGTCTGTTCAGATATGAGCGGATTGAGACCACCAAGGCAAAGGCTCTGGAAGTACGCAAGATGGCTGAGAAAATGATCACCCGTGCTAAAGTTGACAATGTGGCCAATCGCCGCCAGATTGCACGGGACATTTATGATGAAGCAATTGTTGCAAAGCTCTTCACAGAGATCGCTCCTTTGTTTGTCGAGCGGAAGGGCGGGTACACCCGTGTCCTGAAGACCGGCAATCGTCTCGGAGACGCTGCCGAGATGGTAATCCTCGAGCTGGTGGAGAAAACTTCAAAGCCCGAGAAGAAGGCCGAAAAGAAGACTGAAAAGAAAGCTGAGAAGAAGACTGAGAAGAAATCTGAACAGAAGACTGAAAAGAAGGCCTCAAAACCAGCCACGAAGGCTGAGAAGAAGGACAAAGAGGAGAAATAA
- the ptsP gene encoding phosphoenolpyruvate--protein phosphotransferase: MRIFKGIAASEGLAKGKALVHRNAASAAEKRHILADGVTAELDKFKGAVHAARAHLQEHNTSKISKESKDILETHLMMLDDPEYIGQIEAYITTNLVCSQWAIDSVTNEMVRLLEQSTDELLRERALDFKDISLHLIAAVKGDGQRPLEALDEDVVLVADYLMPSELFSMDKTHILGISLDGGGRASHVAILVRAFNIPTVLATGTASRNVKDGDEIILDGSYGEVYVRPDLNVAQMLDERFALWQEHEGELKKMAGLPTEMTDGHTLLLKANIQTSIEVDAVKESGASGVGLFRSEFLFMESLELPSEQRQFEAYRHVLEAVSPKPVTIRTIDIGGDKIVKGLGIDEKNPVLGWRAVRFCLSRKDIFTVQLRALLRASVYGKLQIMFPMISGVEELNAVLHLLEHVKEDCRNEQIPFDPDIKIGTMIEVPSAALCADILAKKVDFFSIGTNDLIQYTIAVDRGNEKIAYLYQPFHPGVLRSIHMIVEKAHQNNIPVSLCGEMASDPLCSVLLAGMGLDELSMGSQSLLQVRKILRSVSSEDARALAQQVLEMDSYLTINTFIREWMHDRFDHFTTI, encoded by the coding sequence ATGAGGATATTCAAGGGTATAGCGGCTTCCGAGGGGCTCGCAAAGGGCAAGGCGTTGGTGCATCGTAACGCCGCAAGTGCTGCAGAAAAACGGCATATCCTTGCTGATGGCGTGACAGCAGAGCTTGATAAATTCAAGGGAGCTGTTCATGCGGCGAGAGCACATCTGCAAGAACACAACACCAGCAAGATTTCCAAAGAGTCGAAGGATATCCTTGAGACCCACTTGATGATGCTTGATGACCCCGAGTATATCGGGCAGATCGAGGCATATATCACAACCAACTTGGTGTGCAGCCAATGGGCCATCGATTCTGTAACGAATGAGATGGTACGTCTGCTCGAACAATCCACCGATGAGCTGCTGCGTGAACGAGCTCTCGATTTCAAGGATATCTCACTCCATCTGATTGCTGCAGTCAAGGGAGATGGACAGCGGCCGTTGGAAGCGCTTGACGAGGATGTGGTCCTGGTTGCTGATTACCTCATGCCTTCTGAGTTGTTCAGCATGGACAAGACCCATATCCTTGGGATTAGCCTTGATGGGGGAGGCAGAGCAAGCCATGTGGCAATCCTTGTACGTGCCTTCAATATTCCTACGGTCCTTGCCACTGGGACCGCTTCCAGAAATGTGAAGGACGGTGATGAGATCATCTTGGATGGATCGTATGGGGAGGTCTATGTCCGTCCTGACTTGAATGTCGCACAGATGCTTGATGAGCGTTTTGCCCTCTGGCAGGAACATGAAGGTGAACTGAAGAAGATGGCTGGCCTTCCCACCGAGATGACCGATGGGCATACCCTGTTGCTGAAGGCAAATATCCAGACCAGTATTGAAGTCGATGCTGTCAAGGAGAGTGGTGCTAGTGGGGTTGGATTGTTCCGCTCAGAATTCCTTTTCATGGAGTCCCTGGAACTTCCTTCAGAACAACGGCAGTTCGAGGCATACAGGCATGTCCTGGAAGCCGTTTCTCCTAAACCGGTTACAATCCGTACTATCGACATCGGTGGTGACAAGATTGTGAAAGGTCTCGGAATTGATGAGAAAAATCCCGTACTTGGGTGGAGGGCTGTACGATTCTGCCTCTCCCGAAAGGATATTTTTACCGTACAGCTGAGAGCATTGCTCCGCGCCAGCGTATATGGTAAGTTGCAGATCATGTTTCCAATGATCAGCGGGGTCGAGGAGCTGAATGCGGTCTTGCATCTTCTTGAGCATGTCAAGGAGGATTGCAGGAATGAGCAGATCCCCTTCGATCCTGACATTAAAATTGGAACTATGATCGAGGTACCGTCTGCAGCCTTGTGTGCAGACATCTTGGCAAAGAAGGTCGACTTCTTCTCAATCGGAACCAATGACCTGATCCAGTATACCATTGCTGTCGATCGGGGTAATGAGAAGATAGCCTACCTGTATCAGCCATTTCACCCCGGGGTGTTGCGATCGATCCACATGATCGTAGAGAAAGCCCACCAGAACAACATACCGGTAAGCCTCTGCGGGGAGATGGCTTCCGATCCTCTCTGTTCCGTGCTGTTGGCCGGTATGGGGTTGGATGAATTGAGCATGGGGTCCCAAAGCCTCCTGCAAGTGCGAAAAATCTTGCGCTCGGTCTCTTCTGAAGATGCGCGGGCGCTGGCACAGCAGGTCTTGGAAATGGACTCCTATCTCACAATAAATACGTTTATAAGGGAGTGGATGCATGACCGATTCGATCATTTCACCACCATCTGA
- a CDS encoding TlyA family RNA methyltransferase: MKERKVALLQALCQQYEEYTKDQLTAYIVCRNVLVDGVLSTDPKQLISSHATFSFTFDTYVSRGGFKLEHALNEFSLDVSGLVMLDAGSSTGGFTDCLLKRGARLVHSVDVGYNQLDWKLRTHEQVQVHERQNIMTLEALDPSCDAAVCDLSFRSIAGAASHILSLCNNTWLVSLIKPQFEVPKGLEDFNGVVEDPLVLREVMLRVFDLLEEDKVGIHELAKSPLKGHKGNVEFLALLKPEVGMDKDSFASRVMALLA; encoded by the coding sequence ATGAAAGAGAGGAAGGTAGCCCTACTGCAGGCGCTTTGCCAGCAGTATGAAGAGTACACCAAGGACCAACTCACTGCATACATCGTCTGCCGTAATGTATTGGTGGATGGGGTACTGTCCACTGATCCAAAGCAGTTGATATCCTCTCATGCAACCTTTTCTTTTACTTTTGATACCTATGTTTCCCGTGGCGGGTTCAAGCTTGAGCATGCCCTAAATGAGTTTTCCCTGGATGTAAGCGGATTGGTAATGCTTGATGCTGGCTCTTCCACAGGAGGTTTTACCGACTGTCTGCTCAAGCGTGGTGCAAGACTTGTACATAGTGTAGACGTGGGATATAACCAGCTGGATTGGAAACTCCGCACTCATGAGCAAGTGCAGGTACATGAACGGCAGAACATCATGACCTTGGAGGCCTTGGATCCTTCTTGTGATGCGGCAGTGTGCGATCTTTCCTTCCGTTCCATTGCAGGGGCGGCAAGCCATATCCTTTCACTCTGCAACAATACCTGGTTGGTCTCTCTGATCAAGCCGCAATTTGAGGTTCCGAAGGGCTTGGAGGATTTCAATGGAGTTGTTGAGGACCCATTGGTCCTTAGGGAAGTAATGCTTAGGGTGTTTGATTTGCTCGAAGAGGATAAAGTGGGCATACACGAACTGGCAAAGAGTCCGCTCAAGGGTCACAAAGGTAATGTTGAATTCCTTGCACTTCTGAAACCGGAAGTCGGAATGGATAAGGATTCCTTTGCATCTCGAGTTATGGCTCTACTGGCCTAA
- a CDS encoding GerMN domain-containing protein, producing the protein MEIDEAHKPRRTISPLFILLAWILFTLGVFALGYPRVRQAVVSSGVLQYARQEENSPVLSSQVRTVQVAFITASGEQQLVSLQTKRRGGSRYHDSFEALLKGPTREALSSGLVSYINPGTSLIGVTLSNKILFVDVSKDFLDSLDIEKAKEQMKTTALTSNQVKDLVILVEGEPLGQ; encoded by the coding sequence ATGGAAATCGATGAAGCTCACAAACCAAGGCGCACTATCTCTCCCCTATTTATACTGTTAGCATGGATTCTTTTCACCCTTGGAGTCTTTGCTCTTGGGTATCCAAGGGTTCGCCAAGCCGTCGTTTCCAGTGGTGTCCTTCAATATGCCCGGCAAGAAGAGAATAGCCCTGTCCTCTCGTCTCAGGTCAGAACAGTACAGGTCGCATTCATAACAGCCAGTGGAGAGCAACAGCTTGTCTCCCTACAAACAAAACGAAGGGGAGGAAGCCGGTACCATGATAGTTTTGAGGCATTACTTAAGGGGCCTACGAGAGAGGCGCTCAGCTCGGGATTGGTGAGCTACATCAATCCGGGAACCTCCCTTATCGGAGTTACGCTATCGAACAAAATTCTTTTTGTTGATGTTAGTAAGGATTTCTTGGATAGCTTGGATATTGAGAAAGCAAAAGAACAGATGAAAACCACTGCACTGACATCCAACCAGGTCAAGGATCTAGTTATATTGGTCGAGGGTGAGCCGTTAGGCCAGTAG
- a CDS encoding DNA-directed RNA polymerase subunit alpha has product MARKNLLKGFKKPKGITFEHSAVEPNYGKFIAYPFERGFGTTIGNTLRRVLLSSIQGYAVTAVKFTSFNEDGVPHLISSEYEQLPGVREDIADIIASLKKLQIKMPDDSEGTNLLIECKGPGVVTGANFERDQVEITNKDLILFTMMDDANIEMEVQIDLGRGYVPSEINEKYVEEIGTIPIDASFSPVTRVKYSIEPTRVGYRSDYDKLTLEIYTDGTIIPQNALAEAAKIAKDYFQIFINFDETLINNNDEVDEEEERVRKILNTSVEELELTVRSSNCLKNANIRTIGDLTKKTEEEIAKTRNFGKKSLQEIKEKLKEWNLSLGMTDYSVLKTAIKVPGNKEEENEA; this is encoded by the coding sequence ATGGCACGCAAAAACCTTCTGAAGGGCTTTAAGAAGCCCAAGGGGATCACCTTCGAACATAGCGCAGTTGAGCCGAACTATGGGAAATTCATCGCTTATCCTTTTGAGAGAGGCTTTGGTACCACGATCGGTAACACGCTTAGGAGGGTACTCCTCTCATCGATCCAGGGGTATGCCGTCACTGCCGTAAAGTTCACCAGCTTCAATGAAGATGGTGTTCCCCACTTGATTTCAAGTGAGTATGAGCAGCTTCCCGGTGTTCGCGAAGATATTGCGGATATCATTGCCTCGCTCAAAAAACTGCAGATCAAGATGCCCGATGATTCGGAGGGTACTAACCTCCTCATCGAGTGTAAGGGACCCGGCGTTGTGACCGGTGCAAACTTCGAGCGTGACCAGGTTGAGATCACCAACAAGGATCTGATTCTTTTCACGATGATGGATGATGCCAACATCGAGATGGAGGTTCAGATAGACCTTGGTAGGGGCTATGTCCCGTCTGAAATCAACGAGAAGTATGTGGAAGAGATTGGGACTATCCCCATCGATGCCAGCTTCTCACCGGTTACCCGCGTAAAGTATTCGATTGAACCCACCCGTGTCGGCTATCGTAGTGATTATGACAAGCTCACACTGGAAATCTACACTGATGGTACGATTATTCCTCAGAATGCACTTGCAGAGGCTGCTAAGATTGCAAAGGATTATTTCCAGATCTTTATTAACTTTGATGAAACGTTGATCAACAACAATGACGAAGTTGACGAAGAGGAGGAACGCGTCCGCAAGATTCTCAACACTTCAGTTGAAGAACTTGAATTGACAGTACGCTCCAGTAATTGTCTGAAGAACGCAAACATCCGAACCATCGGCGATCTCACCAAGAAGACTGAGGAAGAGATTGCAAAAACGAGGAACTTCGGTAAGAAGAGCCTCCAGGAAATTAAGGAAAAACTGAAGGAGTGGAATCTCAGCCTTGGGATGACCGACTACAGTGTCCTGAAAACTGCAATCAAAGTACCAGGGAACAAGGAAGAAGAGAATGAAGCATAA
- a CDS encoding TIGR00282 family metallophosphoesterase, with product MVVLLLGDVCGQPGSRALFLGLHTLVKDYRADMIIVNGENAAGGFGLNADLMNQFFSLGVNVITSGNHIWQQDDLRPLLDSEKRLLRPANYPPAAPGHGSVVVEVKGHKVGVLNLQGRQSLPSIDCPFRVGSDQVAKLRKQTPLIFVDFHAENPEEKEALALYLDGKVSAVVGTHTHVQTADEKILPKKTAYITDLGLCGPSESVIGSKPDISIARQLTQMPLRSEIADTAPVIQGVCITLDTANGNAIGIERFTRLYDI from the coding sequence ATGGTAGTCCTGCTTTTGGGTGATGTCTGTGGACAGCCCGGGAGCAGGGCTCTCTTTCTTGGATTACATACATTGGTCAAGGATTATCGTGCTGACATGATTATCGTGAATGGTGAGAATGCAGCCGGTGGTTTTGGCTTGAATGCCGATTTGATGAACCAATTCTTCTCACTTGGGGTGAACGTGATCACCAGTGGGAATCATATCTGGCAGCAGGATGACTTAAGGCCATTGCTGGATAGCGAGAAACGTTTGCTTCGTCCTGCCAACTATCCTCCTGCAGCGCCTGGGCATGGCTCTGTCGTTGTTGAAGTCAAAGGGCATAAGGTTGGCGTCCTCAACCTGCAAGGAAGGCAGTCTTTACCCTCCATTGATTGTCCTTTTCGTGTTGGTTCTGACCAAGTGGCAAAGTTGCGAAAGCAAACTCCCCTTATCTTTGTAGATTTTCATGCAGAGAACCCTGAGGAGAAAGAAGCCTTGGCGCTCTATCTTGATGGTAAGGTGAGTGCGGTAGTTGGGACTCATACCCACGTACAGACTGCCGACGAGAAGATACTCCCCAAAAAGACTGCATATATTACTGATTTGGGCCTTTGCGGCCCATCAGAGAGTGTTATTGGTTCGAAACCTGACATATCCATTGCCAGGCAACTCACCCAGATGCCTCTTCGTAGTGAGATTGCCGATACCGCCCCGGTCATCCAGGGTGTTTGTATCACCTTGGATACTGCGAATGGAAATGCAATCGGTATTGAACGATTTACGAGGTTGTACGATATTTGA
- the der gene encoding ribosome biogenesis GTPase Der, with amino-acid sequence MTDSIISPPSDTQDSPAKIPVISIVGRPNVGKSTLFNRLIGKRRAITDPTPGVTRDLIPERWYLGNHPVTLVDSGGVKVEREGFDDLVANKSLGLLSQSDAIIFMMECTAVTAEDEELLKALRPYSEKVLLVVNKVDDPKRDDLVWEYYQYGFQRVVGISAAHGLGIEDLEDTLLGMLEMVSLDEAPEEAERVKLAIMGKPNTGKSTLTNLLVGSDVSIVSDIAGTTRDVVMGTFSYKGSDFTVLDTAGIRRKSKVEEDVEYYSVNRAIKTIDEADVVLLMVDAVEGLSDQDKKIANLIVRRGKGIILVLNKIDLLPGIGNELQAIKDRIRFLFPILGFAPITSISALKGQDIGKLLDTVWGVWKQLNKRVDTSQLNEAIKEWGEAYQPPRGSMGHYKVYYGTQFSANPVKFLMFVNRIKDFPQIYVQYLKNCIRRDLGFTQIPIEVDLRERKRNPSLHERGPKKPVVEGPKTEVKRNVGGRAFAKPKGTKPGNVASVDKSRKRIEKQAKRTTGKKRG; translated from the coding sequence ATGACCGATTCGATCATTTCACCACCATCTGACACACAAGATTCACCGGCTAAGATTCCGGTTATCTCTATTGTAGGCCGCCCCAATGTGGGGAAGTCCACATTGTTCAATCGCTTAATCGGCAAAAGACGGGCAATTACCGATCCGACCCCAGGGGTTACCCGTGACTTGATACCTGAGCGCTGGTACCTTGGGAACCATCCTGTAACACTTGTTGATAGTGGTGGGGTTAAGGTAGAGCGAGAAGGGTTTGATGACCTGGTTGCCAATAAGAGTTTAGGCCTTCTCTCACAAAGTGATGCCATCATTTTTATGATGGAATGTACTGCTGTAACGGCAGAGGACGAAGAATTACTGAAAGCATTACGTCCATATAGTGAGAAGGTCCTGCTTGTTGTAAACAAGGTTGATGACCCCAAGCGTGATGACCTAGTCTGGGAGTACTACCAGTATGGATTCCAACGTGTGGTGGGAATATCTGCCGCTCACGGATTAGGCATTGAAGATTTGGAAGATACGCTGCTTGGTATGCTGGAAATGGTAAGCCTTGATGAAGCTCCTGAAGAAGCAGAGCGCGTGAAGCTGGCTATTATGGGTAAGCCCAATACAGGCAAGTCCACCCTTACTAACCTCTTGGTCGGTTCAGATGTTTCAATTGTCAGTGATATTGCGGGTACTACCCGTGATGTTGTCATGGGAACTTTCTCATACAAGGGTAGTGACTTTACCGTACTTGATACTGCAGGTATCAGGCGTAAGAGCAAGGTTGAGGAGGACGTGGAATACTACTCCGTCAATCGTGCCATCAAGACCATCGATGAGGCTGATGTAGTGTTGTTGATGGTGGATGCTGTCGAGGGGCTCTCAGACCAGGATAAAAAGATAGCCAACCTTATTGTACGTAGGGGCAAGGGGATCATCTTGGTATTGAATAAGATTGACTTGCTCCCTGGAATTGGGAACGAGTTGCAGGCTATCAAGGACAGGATCAGGTTCCTGTTCCCCATCCTCGGCTTTGCGCCCATCACGTCAATCAGTGCTCTCAAAGGGCAGGATATTGGCAAGCTACTCGATACAGTATGGGGGGTATGGAAGCAGCTTAACAAGCGTGTTGACACTTCTCAGCTGAACGAAGCGATCAAGGAGTGGGGAGAGGCCTATCAGCCCCCACGAGGAAGCATGGGGCATTACAAGGTATATTACGGTACTCAGTTCAGTGCCAACCCAGTGAAGTTCCTTATGTTCGTCAACCGAATCAAGGACTTCCCGCAGATTTATGTCCAGTACCTGAAGAACTGTATTCGCCGAGACCTGGGATTCACCCAGATACCCATCGAGGTAGATCTCCGTGAACGTAAGAGAAATCCCTCCTTGCATGAAAGAGGACCTAAAAAGCCAGTAGTGGAAGGTCCAAAGACCGAGGTGAAGCGTAATGTTGGTGGAAGAGCATTTGCAAAACCAAAAGGGACCAAGCCAGGTAACGTGGCTTCAGTTGACAAGTCACGTAAACGAATTGAAAAACAGGCAAAGCGTACCACCGGTAAGAAACGAGGTTGA
- a CDS encoding HAD family hydrolase, translating to MGYLQEKGIKVLALDIDGTLYPKRMLNVRMVRSLFPSLLLAKAFNWARKEYRRVQDLHPTFPENREGLIHRQAQLVASRLRGKWTNDQVKAAVEGQFYQAWERSFLSIKAYPTMVETLEQVHAEGVKIAVFSDFPLADKLQTLGIADLVDYAHSTEESGYLKPSAKAFSFLLDRLQEDPSKVLYMGDSYTKDCRGAKQAGMHSCLISKDTHKSFPEADLVVSSWKEFASLVL from the coding sequence ATGGGGTATCTGCAAGAGAAAGGTATCAAGGTTCTCGCGCTCGATATTGATGGTACCCTCTATCCGAAGAGGATGCTCAATGTAAGAATGGTTCGTTCCCTGTTTCCTTCCCTTCTCCTTGCCAAGGCTTTCAACTGGGCAAGAAAGGAGTACCGTAGGGTGCAGGATCTGCACCCTACCTTTCCAGAGAATCGAGAAGGTCTAATACATCGACAGGCTCAGCTGGTTGCTTCCCGATTGAGGGGGAAGTGGACGAATGATCAGGTTAAGGCCGCTGTTGAGGGACAGTTCTATCAGGCTTGGGAGCGTTCTTTCTTGAGTATCAAGGCGTATCCAACAATGGTTGAGACACTTGAACAAGTACATGCGGAAGGTGTGAAAATTGCGGTTTTCAGTGATTTTCCCTTGGCTGATAAGTTGCAGACACTTGGTATTGCTGATTTGGTAGACTATGCCCACAGTACTGAGGAAAGCGGATATTTGAAACCAAGTGCAAAAGCATTTTCCTTCTTACTTGATCGCTTGCAGGAGGATCCCAGTAAAGTGCTCTATATGGGCGACAGTTACACCAAGGATTGCCGTGGTGCAAAACAAGCAGGGATGCATTCCTGCCTGATAAGCAAGGATACCCACAAGAGTTTCCCTGAAGCTGACTTGGTGGTAAGCTCTTGGAAGGAGTTTGCTTCTCTGGTACTCTGA
- the rny gene encoding ribonuclease Y has translation MNNILLILLSCFIGIIFGWLGRWLYAKFKLTSVEQKAIRLNEEAIKEAEAKSKELLLETRDQLLKEQQQQEREARERRIELQRSERRLTQKEENLEHKQADLDAIKKQLGDWEGNLSKKEQEIAEKEGSLITELERIAGLSADEAKNIIMETMYNDARRDAQLMINKIEQEAQLSADKKARDIVVTSIQRLATEVVSDVTVSSVNLPSDEMKGRIIGREGRNIRTLETLTGVDVIIDDTPEAVVISCFDPVRKEIARVALERLVQDGRIHPARIEEVVNKVSKEVGRIIADEGEKVIFDLGVHNVSPEMIRALGRLYFRTSYGQNVLNHSKEVAILSGMIASEVGANSELALRAGLLHDIGKGTETESDANHAEMGAEMAKRLGEDPKIVNAILAHHNDTEPQTLEAVIVQIADAISAARPGARRETLDNYIKRLESLEHIAESFEGVDKAYAIQAGRELRILVNNDQVNDDGAKQIAKGIASRIEAELRYPGRIKVTIIREMRVVEYAR, from the coding sequence ATGAACAATATACTTTTGATCCTCCTAAGTTGTTTTATTGGTATCATCTTTGGTTGGTTAGGCCGTTGGCTGTATGCGAAATTTAAGCTTACCTCCGTTGAACAGAAAGCTATTAGGTTGAATGAGGAAGCTATAAAGGAAGCGGAAGCAAAAAGCAAAGAGCTTTTGCTTGAGACTCGGGATCAGTTGTTGAAAGAACAACAACAGCAGGAACGAGAGGCTAGAGAGAGACGGATTGAACTGCAACGTTCTGAGAGAAGACTCACACAAAAAGAGGAAAATCTCGAGCATAAGCAGGCTGATTTGGATGCTATCAAAAAGCAATTGGGAGATTGGGAAGGAAACCTTTCCAAGAAAGAACAAGAGATTGCCGAGAAAGAAGGCAGCTTGATTACAGAACTTGAACGTATCGCTGGACTTTCCGCTGATGAAGCAAAGAATATCATCATGGAAACCATGTACAACGATGCGAGGAGAGATGCCCAGCTCATGATCAACAAGATTGAGCAAGAGGCCCAGCTCTCCGCTGACAAAAAAGCAAGGGATATCGTCGTTACCTCGATTCAAAGGTTGGCAACAGAGGTCGTCAGTGATGTGACGGTAAGTTCGGTTAATCTTCCCAGTGATGAGATGAAAGGAAGGATAATTGGTCGTGAAGGCCGCAATATCCGCACCCTGGAAACACTCACTGGTGTGGATGTTATCATCGATGACACACCAGAGGCTGTCGTTATCTCCTGTTTTGACCCTGTTCGGAAGGAAATTGCCCGTGTTGCTCTCGAGAGACTTGTCCAGGATGGAAGAATCCACCCTGCTCGTATTGAAGAGGTAGTGAACAAGGTATCGAAGGAAGTGGGAAGGATCATTGCAGACGAAGGTGAGAAAGTCATCTTCGACCTGGGGGTGCATAATGTGAGCCCAGAGATGATTCGAGCGCTTGGTCGACTATACTTTAGAACGAGCTATGGGCAGAATGTGTTGAATCACTCAAAGGAAGTAGCCATACTTTCCGGCATGATCGCCAGTGAGGTCGGTGCAAATAGTGAGCTGGCACTCCGTGCCGGTCTCTTGCATGACATCGGAAAAGGCACTGAAACCGAGAGTGACGCAAACCATGCAGAAATGGGTGCGGAAATGGCTAAACGACTTGGGGAAGATCCCAAAATTGTGAATGCCATCCTTGCTCACCACAACGATACAGAACCGCAGACCCTGGAAGCAGTAATTGTTCAGATAGCCGATGCTATCAGTGCAGCGAGACCAGGAGCAAGGCGGGAGACGCTCGATAATTACATCAAGCGCCTTGAGTCGCTGGAACACATTGCTGAGAGTTTTGAAGGCGTGGATAAGGCATATGCCATTCAAGCCGGTAGAGAACTCAGGATTCTGGTTAATAATGATCAGGTAAACGACGATGGGGCTAAGCAGATTGCCAAGGGCATAGCCAGCCGCATCGAAGCAGAACTGAGGTATCCGGGCAGAATCAAGGTGACCATCATTCGCGAGATGAGGGTTGTCGAGTACGCTAGGTAG